One Sphingobacteruim zhuxiongii DNA window includes the following coding sequences:
- a CDS encoding DUF72 domain-containing protein → MKFGKVEDPSNIDFNIPTTPTETTSLLNKYKVDKPMEVYVGCAKWNRIDLKGFYPRGTKDELSYYSTQFNSIELNATFYKSPTKQQVETWKAKTSEHFRFFPKIPQSISHFGRLLNFESKVDAFVDSTVLFEEKLGMAFLQMINNFKPKDFDRVVHFLESFPKGYPLAVEVRNEEWFEPEIAEKLYQLLERTEMTNIIVDTPGRRDMMHMRLTTPTAFVRYVASYHPSDYERLDQWVERIVEWKTAGLQNLYFFIHQAMDVETPLLASYFIKKLNKAIGTDLNIPSKASLLK, encoded by the coding sequence ATGAAATTCGGAAAAGTAGAAGATCCTTCAAATATCGATTTTAACATTCCTACAACACCAACGGAAACGACGAGTTTATTAAATAAATATAAAGTCGACAAACCTATGGAAGTTTATGTTGGTTGTGCGAAATGGAATCGAATTGATCTGAAAGGATTCTATCCGCGTGGTACAAAAGATGAATTGAGTTACTATTCAACACAGTTCAATTCGATTGAGCTAAATGCTACCTTTTACAAATCGCCAACAAAACAACAAGTTGAAACGTGGAAAGCCAAAACAAGCGAACACTTTAGATTCTTCCCGAAAATACCGCAATCCATAAGTCATTTTGGACGTCTATTAAATTTCGAATCAAAAGTAGACGCGTTTGTAGACTCCACGGTTTTGTTTGAGGAAAAATTAGGCATGGCATTTCTTCAGATGATCAATAATTTTAAACCAAAGGATTTTGATAGAGTTGTGCATTTCCTAGAAAGTTTTCCTAAAGGCTATCCATTGGCGGTAGAAGTTCGTAATGAGGAATGGTTTGAACCTGAGATAGCAGAAAAGCTCTATCAATTGCTCGAGCGCACCGAAATGACAAATATCATCGTTGATACGCCAGGACGTCGCGATATGATGCACATGCGACTAACAACACCAACGGCATTTGTCCGATATGTAGCCTCATACCATCCCTCAGACTATGAGCGATTGGATCAATGGGTGGAGAGAATTGTTGAATGGAAAACAGCAGGCTTACAAAACTTATATTTCTTTATTCATCAGGCGATGGATGTAGAAACCCCATTATTAGCTAGTTATTTTATTAAAAAACTGAATAAAGCAATCGGAACAGATTTAAACATACCTTCTAAGGCAAGTTTGCTGAAATAA
- a CDS encoding cold-shock protein, translated as MAKSQLTFKKKETAKKKLQKKQEKQERREVNKSNNNKGKSLEEMFAYVDEFGNISDTPPTQQYKFKEEDLQRPADPTEEYRFGKVSFYNEIGHYGFIRDNETRDTVYFNDNLAGMVLGLNQAVKYKYARSKQGNQITEVEKI; from the coding sequence ATGGCTAAAAGTCAACTCACCTTTAAGAAAAAAGAAACCGCAAAGAAAAAACTTCAGAAGAAACAAGAGAAACAAGAAAGAAGAGAAGTTAACAAGTCAAACAACAATAAAGGGAAATCTTTAGAAGAAATGTTTGCCTATGTTGACGAATTTGGGAATATTTCCGATACCCCACCAACGCAGCAGTACAAGTTCAAAGAAGAGGACTTGCAACGTCCTGCTGATCCAACCGAAGAATATCGCTTTGGCAAAGTGTCTTTCTATAACGAAATCGGACACTATGGCTTTATTCGCGATAATGAAACGAGAGATACCGTTTATTTTAATGATAATTTAGCGGGAATGGTTTTAGGGTTAAATCAAGCCGTGAAGTATAAATACGCGCGTTCGAAACAAGGGAATCAAATTACGGAAGTTGAAAAGATTTAA